CACTCGCGAAGGCTGCGAAGACGAAGTAAGGCAGTCGTAGCACAGTTGTAGCAGAACGCCCGGCGCGCATGGTCTTTAATCAGTTCATGCGCGCCGGACGACGATGGCGCGACGCATGATGCGATGCATCACCGCGCCTCTGCCGCTCGGCGTCTTTCATGGATGCCTGACGGTACAGTTCCAGGAGTCGAGTTGTGACTGCTTCTATTAGCGGAAACGCAAAAGGCACGACGCGTGCAACGCGCCCCGTGTCGCCGATGGCGGCATTGGCCGACCGCTGGATGCCGAAGCTGGTGTTGTCTCCCAGCATCGTCATCAGCCTTGTCTTTGTCTACGGTTTCATTCTCATCACCGGTTATCTGTCGCTGTCCACGTCGCGATTGATGCCGCGTTACGATTTCGCCGGTTTCGACCGGTACGCTGAACTGTTCGACAACGACGTCTGGTGGACGTCGGCGGCGAACCTTGGCTGGTTCGGCATTCCGTTCATCGCGATCTGTATCGGTCTGGGTCTGTTCCTCGCGATCCTGCTCGATCAGAAGATTCGCAACGAAGGCGCTTTGCGCGCGGTGTTCCTGTATCCGATGGCGCTGTCGTTCATCGTGACGGGCACGGCGTGGCAGTGGATTCTGAATCCGGATCTCGGCTTTCAGAAAGTGCTGAACGACTGGGGCTGGACGAGCTTTTCGTTCGGCTGGCTGGGCGACCCCGACAAGGCGATTTTCTGCGTCGTGATCGCGGCCGTGTGGCAATCGACGGGCTTCGTGATGGCGCTGTTTCTTGCCGGCTTGCGCGGCGTCGACAGCGAAATCTTCAAGGCCGCGCAAGTGGACGGCGCGACGCTGCCCACCATTTATCGCAAGATCGTGATTCCGAGCATGCGCCCCGTGTTCTTCTCGGTGCTGCTGATTCTCTGCCACATCACGATCAAGACCTTCGACCTCGTCGTCGCGTTGACGGCGGGCGGTCCGGGCACGTCGTCGTCGCTGCCCGCGATGTTCATGTACACGTTTTCGTTCAACCGTGGGCAATTGGGCGTCGGCGCTGCGTCGTCGATGATGATGCTCGCGACCGTCGTGGCCGTGCTCGTGCCGCTGATGTACCTGGAATCGAGGAGCACGCGCAATGCAGCCTAAGATGAACTTCAGTCGCGCGGTGATTTACGCGGCGCTGATCCTGTTTGCGCTGTACTTCCTGTTCCCGCTGTACGTGATGCTGTCGACTTCGTTCAAGGACATCGACCAGCTTCGCACGGGCAACCTGCTGACGCCGCCGACACACTGGACGTTCGCGCCGTGGGTGAAGGCGTGGAGCCAGGCATGTACGGGCGTGCGCTGCGACGGCATGGAGCCGTTCTTCATGAACTCGGTGAAGATGGTGATTCCGGCCGTGCTGATCTCGTCGATCATCGGCGCGTTCAACGGTTATGTGCTGACGCACTGGCGTTTCCGCGGCGCGGACGCGCTGTTCACGATGCTGCTGGTCGGCTGCTTCATTCCGTTCCAGGCAATTCTGCTGCCGATGGCGCGTCTGCAAGGCTTCTTCGGTCTGTCGAACACGATCGGCGGGCTGGTGCTGGTGCACGTCGTCTACGGTATCGCGTTCACGACGATGTTCTTCCGCAACTTCTACGTGAGCGTGCCGGCTGAACTCGTGAAGGCAGCGCGTATCGACGGTGCAGGGTTCTTCATGATCTTCACGAAGATCATGATGCCGATCTCGCTGCCGATTTTCATGGTCTGCCTGATCTGGCAATTCACGCAGATCTGGAATGACTTCCTGTTCGGTATCGTGTTCTCCGGCGTCGATTCGATGCCGATCACCGTGGCGCTGAACAACCTCGTGAATACGTCGACGGGCGTGAAGGAATACAACGTCGACATGGCGGGCGCGATCATCGCGGCACTGCCGACGCTGCTCGTCTACGTGATCGCCGGCCGCTACTTCGTGCGCGGTCTGACGGCGGGTGCGGTGAAGGGCTAATTTTTACGCGGCCGCTGCTTGCGTTGAGGCGAGCAGCGGTGCTCAACGGTATTCGGCTCGCGTCGCCAGCTAGCGACGCATCAGCAGTACAGAGACTAGAGGATTCACAGCATGGCAAGCCTTTCCATCCGTGACGTGTACAAGACCTACCCGAACGGGGTGCCTGTCCTGAAGGGTGTCAACATCGACATCGAAGACGGTCAGTTCCTGATTCTCGTCGGCGGCTCGGGCTGCGGTAAGTCGACGCTGCTCAACATGATCGCCGGTCTCGAGACCGTGACGAAGGGCGAGATTCAGATCGGCGGCAAGACGGTGAACAACCTGTCGCCGAAAGATCGCGATATCGCGATGGTGTTTCAGTCGTACGCGCTGTATCCGTCGATGACGGTGCGCGAGAACATTTCCTTCGGTTTGAATATCCGCAAGGTCGCGAAGGGCGAGCAGGATCAGATCGTGGCTCGCGTTTCCAAGCTGCTGCAGATCGAGCATCTGCTGGATCGCAAGCCGGGTCAACTGTCGGGTGGTCAGCGGCAGCGTGTGGCGATGGGTCGTGCTTTGGCGCGCGATCCGGCGATGTTCCTGTTTGACGAGCCGCTGTCGAATCTCGACGCTAAATTGCGTATCGAGATGCGCTCGGAAATCAAGCTGCTGCATCAGCGCTTGGGTACGACGATCGTTTATGTGACGCACGATCAGATCGAAGCGATGACGCTGGGCGATCGGATTGCTGTGATGAAGGACGGTATCGTTCAGCAGTTCGGTGCGCCGCAAGAGATTTATGATTCGCCTTCGAATCTTTTCGTTGCCGGGTTTATTGGCGCGCCGCCGATGAACTTCATTCAAGGTAAGGTTGTTGAGCAAGGCTCGGGTATCGGGCTTGAGCTTGATACGGGTGTGAAGCGTTCGGTGCTGAATCTGCCGTTTAATGGCGCGGTGAAGGGCCATGTCGGCAAGGAAGTGATTCTTGGCCTGCGCCCCGAGCGGATTACCGATACGCGGAATGCGCATAACGTCGAAGACGGTAAGCTGCAGCCGATCGAAGTTAAGGTCGATGTGATTGAGCCTACTGGTCCGGATACTCTGGTGTTTGCGCAGGTGAATGGCAAGCGGGTCGTGAGTCGTGTGCACCCGGGGGCTAATCCGCAACCCGAGCAGAATATGTCGCTGATGTTCGACGTTTCTAAGGCCGTTCTGTTTGATCCGCAGACGGAAGAGCGGATTGCTTAAGGGTTAGTTGCTGTTGTT
This genomic interval from Paraburkholderia sabiae contains the following:
- a CDS encoding carbohydrate ABC transporter permease, coding for MQPKMNFSRAVIYAALILFALYFLFPLYVMLSTSFKDIDQLRTGNLLTPPTHWTFAPWVKAWSQACTGVRCDGMEPFFMNSVKMVIPAVLISSIIGAFNGYVLTHWRFRGADALFTMLLVGCFIPFQAILLPMARLQGFFGLSNTIGGLVLVHVVYGIAFTTMFFRNFYVSVPAELVKAARIDGAGFFMIFTKIMMPISLPIFMVCLIWQFTQIWNDFLFGIVFSGVDSMPITVALNNLVNTSTGVKEYNVDMAGAIIAALPTLLVYVIAGRYFVRGLTAGAVKG
- a CDS encoding ABC transporter ATP-binding protein, with translation MASLSIRDVYKTYPNGVPVLKGVNIDIEDGQFLILVGGSGCGKSTLLNMIAGLETVTKGEIQIGGKTVNNLSPKDRDIAMVFQSYALYPSMTVRENISFGLNIRKVAKGEQDQIVARVSKLLQIEHLLDRKPGQLSGGQRQRVAMGRALARDPAMFLFDEPLSNLDAKLRIEMRSEIKLLHQRLGTTIVYVTHDQIEAMTLGDRIAVMKDGIVQQFGAPQEIYDSPSNLFVAGFIGAPPMNFIQGKVVEQGSGIGLELDTGVKRSVLNLPFNGAVKGHVGKEVILGLRPERITDTRNAHNVEDGKLQPIEVKVDVIEPTGPDTLVFAQVNGKRVVSRVHPGANPQPEQNMSLMFDVSKAVLFDPQTEERIA
- a CDS encoding carbohydrate ABC transporter permease, producing the protein MTASISGNAKGTTRATRPVSPMAALADRWMPKLVLSPSIVISLVFVYGFILITGYLSLSTSRLMPRYDFAGFDRYAELFDNDVWWTSAANLGWFGIPFIAICIGLGLFLAILLDQKIRNEGALRAVFLYPMALSFIVTGTAWQWILNPDLGFQKVLNDWGWTSFSFGWLGDPDKAIFCVVIAAVWQSTGFVMALFLAGLRGVDSEIFKAAQVDGATLPTIYRKIVIPSMRPVFFSVLLILCHITIKTFDLVVALTAGGPGTSSSLPAMFMYTFSFNRGQLGVGAASSMMMLATVVAVLVPLMYLESRSTRNAA